The sequence below is a genomic window from Pectinophora gossypiella chromosome 21, ilPecGoss1.1, whole genome shotgun sequence.
GGAATTCCTCGCGTCCGCATCCGAACAAATGTTACGCACGAAGCAAGAACATGCCCAGTTCATCTTCAAGGAGTATATAGACCTGACTGTTCAGGTCAACGACGACCATGATCCCACTCGTGTTGAAGAGGCCTACTTTGCGTGTATGGACTTACTGCGCACTACTTTGCAGTCAAGATTCGggacgacggcggcggcggcaaagCCAAGTGGCGGTTCTAATAACGTCACGTGTAAGTTAAAACTCCCTGATATCCAAATACCACCATTCGACGGCAAGTACCTAGAATACAAACCTTTCATCGAATTGTTTACGGCGCTTGTGCATAATGAttctaacatttttgacattcaAAAGTTTGTGTATTTACGTGATTTTCTAAAAGGAGAAGCCTTCgatcttattaataatttaccaaTACAAGACTCAAGTTACAGTGAAGCATCGACAATCCTGCGTGATCGATATGATAATAGTCACAAAATTGTATTTGTCCAAGTTATTGGATCTTGCCTCGATACCTAGGCCAAATGTAACCATGTtacgtaatttaatttctgtTGCAAAACAGCATGTAGCAGctctaaaaaaattaaatgaaccCGTTGATAAATGGGACAGCATACTTGTATGCATTCTATCTCGGAAATTCGACCCAGTCACTAATAGAGCTTACTGTTTGGATAGGAACTCATCTCAATCCCAAACTTTTAcagatttcataaaatatcttgaaaCAAGAGCTCTAGCTCTCGAAAACTCGAGCAACAATGATGTCATCGGCGCTAGGAAAGTACAAGCTACTGCTGCAGTTACAAATAATCACGTAGCTAAGTGCTATTACTGCGGTAAGTCAGATCACAAAATATTTCCCAAGTTTTTGCTTGCATCGATTGCAGAACGTGTTGAATGTGTTAAAGCTAAAAAGCTATGCAAAACCTGCTTAAACAGCCCTACAGGGAAATgtcgctttcattttaaatgCACTCACTGCAAGCAAAATCACAACACGCTCTTGCATGATGGAAATGAAACATCTTCATCATCTGGTACTGAGGGTGGGGTGGCGTTGCTGTCAGGCTTGAATGACAGCAACCAAGTTTTGTTGCCTGCTGCCAAGGTGAAAATGTTAACTGAAAATGGGCGGGAATTGATAGTCAAGGCTTTATTAGACTCTGGCAGTCATCTTTCATTACAACTAAACTAGCTAATCTAATTGGGAGAAATCTACTAGCTACAAACACAGAGGTTTCTGGAATTGCTAAACCTGAAAAGAAAATACGAAGTTCCTTGCAAGTGGACATATTTTCATGTGCTTATCCCTATAAAGTTAATACTAACTGCCTAGTGGTGGTAAATAACTACTAACTTGCCACAAAACAGTTTTGACCTGTCACTTATTaacattccaaaaaaaatattactagcCGATGACACATTCAATAAAACAAGCGAGATAGACATTTTATTAGCTGCTGACATCTTTTTTCAGGCGTT
It includes:
- the LOC126376679 gene encoding uncharacterized protein LOC126376679, producing the protein MASNNELFNRRKYVKGTMTRLRNSLTSEFLASASEQMLRTKQEHAQFIFKEYIDLTVQVNDDHDPTRVEEAYFACMDLLRTTLQSRFGTTAAAAKPSGGSNNVTCKLKLPDIQIPPFDDFIKYLETRALALENSSNNDVIGARKVQATAAVTNNHVAKCYYCGKSDHKIFPKFLLASIAERVECVKAKKLCKTCLNSPTGKCRFHFKCTHCKQNHNTLLHDGNETSSSSGTEGGVALLSGLNDSNQVLLPAAKVKMLTENGRELIVKALLDSGSHLSLQLN